The following proteins are co-located in the Syngnathus scovelli strain Florida chromosome 5, RoL_Ssco_1.2, whole genome shotgun sequence genome:
- the pdgfba gene encoding platelet-derived growth factor beta polypeptide a isoform X2 gives MRSWLPLLLLAALSAALLRLGSAEGDPLPESLIDLVRNSPVSSLDELKLLLQQEADAIDEDDDSVLMNQAHGRHVRSIVEAEMAQQAACRVRTEVMEVTRSMLDRRNANFMPWPPCVEVQRCSGCCNTRLLQCVPTVTSSRYLQVIKIQYINRKPHYEKAIISVEDHLACRCQPSSPNPPPLTSPSQPQAPLPRAAHPAPPKSQGSKADLHRNDDLKRNQRLYTSEEQETAPRQWPQGGYTQLVHWTQPRLHQPVNSWPPDARVGQGRLGNPPQVGQGSGHEGSREEGGELHRQRFQSQSYNYGHSDHRNLRTQYRLNAPQSDGAPSLGPAPSSQQSPAPILPISIDRKDSVPTGQLDTEVTPTYPGTQAEQPIGSGRPDNDSTNQGEAKDLTLANGGGQLTEEERRKKVLEVVQGELDRPAHLHPQPQQRPKPALATPASLSSRQTPFRPASPRRRRKRRKRISKAAMRDMIM, from the exons ATGAGGTCGTGGCTTCCGCTGCTACTCCTGGCCGCGCTCTCGGCGGCGCTCCTGAGGCTCGGCAGCGCTGAG GGCGATCCGCTACCTGAGTCGCTGATTGACCTGGTGAGGAACTCTCCCGTCTCCTCGCTTGACGAACTGAAGCTACTGCTGCAGCAGGAGGCGGACGCAATAG ACGAAGATGATGACAGCGTTCTGATGAACCAAGCGCACGGCCGACACGTCAGAAGCATCG TGGAGGCTGAGATGGCCCAGCAGGCAGCATGCAGAGTTCGCACCGAGGTGATGGAGGTGACCAGGTCTATGCTGGACCGCCGCAACGCTAACTTCATGCCGTGGCCGCCCTGTGTGGAGGTGCAGAGATGTTCGGGGTGCTGCAACACCAGGTTGCTGCAGTGCGTGCCTACGGTGACTTCCAGCAGATACCTGCAG gtcaTAAAGATCCAGTACATCAACAGGAAGCCCCACTACGAAAAAGCCATCATCTCGGTGGAGGACCACCTGGCGTGCAGGTGCCAGCCTTCCTCGCCCAACCCGCCGCCGCTTACCTCGCCGTCCCAGCCTCAAGCGCCTCTCCCGCGGGCGGCCCACCCTGCTCCGCCCAAGTCCCAAGGCTCCAAAGCCGACTTGCACCGCAACGATGACCTGAAGCGCAACCAGCGGCTCTACACTAGCGAGGAGCAGGAAACGGCGCCGAGGCAATGGCCGCAGGGAGGATACACGCAACTGGTGCACTGGACACAGCCCAGGCTGCACCAGCCGGTCAACAGTTGGCCGCCGGACGCACGGGTCGGGCAGGGTAGACTGGGAAACCCCCCGCAGGTTGGCCAGGGGAGCGGACACGAGGGCAGTCGCGAGGAAGGCGGCGAATTGCATCGTCAGCGGTTCCAATCCCAGAGCTACAACTATGGACATTCCGATCATCGGAATCTTAGGACGCAATATCGACTGAACGCTCCCCAGTCGGACGGCGCTCCGTCCCTCGGCCCGGCCCCGTCGTCCCAGCAAAGCCCTGCCCCGATTTTGCCCATTTCCATCGACCGCAAAGACTCTGTGCCCACCGGCCAGCTCGACACGGAGGTGACGCCGACGTACCCGGGTACGCAGGCCGAACAACCAATAGGGAGTGGGAGGCCGGACAATGACTCAACCAATCAGGGTGAGGCTAAGGACTTGACACTGGCCAATGGCGGAGGTCAGCTAACggaagaggagaggaggaagaaggttCTGGAGGTAGTTCAGGGGGAGCTCGACCGACCGGCACATCTTCATCCTCAACCTCAGCAAAGACCAAAACCAG CGCTCGCCACGCCGGCCTCGCTCTCCAGCCGCCAGACTCCTTTCAGGCCGGCCTCTCCCCGTCGTAGAAGGAAACGCCGCAAGCGTATCAGCAAGGCGGCCATGAGAGACATGATCATGTAG
- the pdgfba gene encoding platelet-derived growth factor beta polypeptide a isoform X1, protein MRSWLPLLLLAALSAALLRLGSAEGDPLPESLIDLVRNSPVSSLDELKLLLQQEADAIEDEDDDSVLMNQAHGRHVRSIVEAEMAQQAACRVRTEVMEVTRSMLDRRNANFMPWPPCVEVQRCSGCCNTRLLQCVPTVTSSRYLQVIKIQYINRKPHYEKAIISVEDHLACRCQPSSPNPPPLTSPSQPQAPLPRAAHPAPPKSQGSKADLHRNDDLKRNQRLYTSEEQETAPRQWPQGGYTQLVHWTQPRLHQPVNSWPPDARVGQGRLGNPPQVGQGSGHEGSREEGGELHRQRFQSQSYNYGHSDHRNLRTQYRLNAPQSDGAPSLGPAPSSQQSPAPILPISIDRKDSVPTGQLDTEVTPTYPGTQAEQPIGSGRPDNDSTNQGEAKDLTLANGGGQLTEEERRKKVLEVVQGELDRPAHLHPQPQQRPKPALATPASLSSRQTPFRPASPRRRRKRRKRISKAAMRDMIM, encoded by the exons ATGAGGTCGTGGCTTCCGCTGCTACTCCTGGCCGCGCTCTCGGCGGCGCTCCTGAGGCTCGGCAGCGCTGAG GGCGATCCGCTACCTGAGTCGCTGATTGACCTGGTGAGGAACTCTCCCGTCTCCTCGCTTGACGAACTGAAGCTACTGCTGCAGCAGGAGGCGGACGCAATAG AAGACGAAGATGATGACAGCGTTCTGATGAACCAAGCGCACGGCCGACACGTCAGAAGCATCG TGGAGGCTGAGATGGCCCAGCAGGCAGCATGCAGAGTTCGCACCGAGGTGATGGAGGTGACCAGGTCTATGCTGGACCGCCGCAACGCTAACTTCATGCCGTGGCCGCCCTGTGTGGAGGTGCAGAGATGTTCGGGGTGCTGCAACACCAGGTTGCTGCAGTGCGTGCCTACGGTGACTTCCAGCAGATACCTGCAG gtcaTAAAGATCCAGTACATCAACAGGAAGCCCCACTACGAAAAAGCCATCATCTCGGTGGAGGACCACCTGGCGTGCAGGTGCCAGCCTTCCTCGCCCAACCCGCCGCCGCTTACCTCGCCGTCCCAGCCTCAAGCGCCTCTCCCGCGGGCGGCCCACCCTGCTCCGCCCAAGTCCCAAGGCTCCAAAGCCGACTTGCACCGCAACGATGACCTGAAGCGCAACCAGCGGCTCTACACTAGCGAGGAGCAGGAAACGGCGCCGAGGCAATGGCCGCAGGGAGGATACACGCAACTGGTGCACTGGACACAGCCCAGGCTGCACCAGCCGGTCAACAGTTGGCCGCCGGACGCACGGGTCGGGCAGGGTAGACTGGGAAACCCCCCGCAGGTTGGCCAGGGGAGCGGACACGAGGGCAGTCGCGAGGAAGGCGGCGAATTGCATCGTCAGCGGTTCCAATCCCAGAGCTACAACTATGGACATTCCGATCATCGGAATCTTAGGACGCAATATCGACTGAACGCTCCCCAGTCGGACGGCGCTCCGTCCCTCGGCCCGGCCCCGTCGTCCCAGCAAAGCCCTGCCCCGATTTTGCCCATTTCCATCGACCGCAAAGACTCTGTGCCCACCGGCCAGCTCGACACGGAGGTGACGCCGACGTACCCGGGTACGCAGGCCGAACAACCAATAGGGAGTGGGAGGCCGGACAATGACTCAACCAATCAGGGTGAGGCTAAGGACTTGACACTGGCCAATGGCGGAGGTCAGCTAACggaagaggagaggaggaagaaggttCTGGAGGTAGTTCAGGGGGAGCTCGACCGACCGGCACATCTTCATCCTCAACCTCAGCAAAGACCAAAACCAG CGCTCGCCACGCCGGCCTCGCTCTCCAGCCGCCAGACTCCTTTCAGGCCGGCCTCTCCCCGTCGTAGAAGGAAACGCCGCAAGCGTATCAGCAAGGCGGCCATGAGAGACATGATCATGTAG